A portion of the Treponema rectale genome contains these proteins:
- a CDS encoding LptF/LptG family permease, with product MKLVVYMLKKFFGIFLGSLLFFILVLMLTDLLMNLWSYISKSVPSKTVGHIMLLYLPKTVWYALPIAMLFATAYMLSDFYARNELLAVFASGVSLFKFAAPLLIVAVFMSFGMFFLENNLVVKTFAKKEALQKKVLKTEKNMNNDNIVIMAEGGRIIYQAEYYDDSLKRLFTVYIMFRDENKNLQAIIVADNASYQTDHWVLSGATQYSYEDGNVKIKGLDQELIKRLTESPETFRNNTISVETVNTEEARAYIRHLEKAGLPSSEAKSVYYKKFSFPFVLVIVVFLAVGLSGKTRKNVLIISLFLSILSVVLFYVTQMITMLMAKFGTIPPLFGAWFPVFLFIVISIVLLKYART from the coding sequence ATGAAGCTTGTGGTATATATGCTTAAAAAGTTCTTTGGAATTTTTTTAGGTTCACTTTTGTTTTTTATTCTGGTCCTCATGCTTACAGATCTTTTAATGAATCTGTGGAGTTATATTTCAAAGTCTGTTCCTTCAAAAACCGTAGGGCACATCATGCTTCTGTATCTTCCTAAAACCGTCTGGTATGCTCTTCCCATTGCCATGCTTTTTGCAACGGCATACATGCTCAGCGATTTTTATGCAAGAAATGAACTGCTGGCTGTTTTTGCTTCAGGAGTTTCTTTATTTAAGTTTGCTGCGCCTCTTCTTATCGTTGCAGTGTTTATGAGTTTCGGGATGTTTTTTCTGGAAAACAATCTTGTAGTAAAAACATTTGCCAAAAAAGAAGCCCTGCAGAAAAAAGTTTTGAAAACCGAAAAGAACATGAACAATGATAATATTGTAATCATGGCTGAGGGCGGACGCATTATTTATCAGGCTGAATATTATGATGATTCCTTGAAGAGACTTTTTACTGTTTACATTATGTTCCGGGATGAAAATAAAAATCTTCAGGCAATAATTGTTGCAGACAATGCAAGCTATCAGACGGATCACTGGGTTTTGTCCGGGGCAACACAGTATTCTTATGAAGACGGTAATGTAAAAATAAAGGGACTTGATCAGGAACTGATAAAGCGGCTTACGGAGAGTCCTGAGACTTTCAGGAATAATACTATTTCCGTAGAAACAGTTAACACTGAGGAGGCCCGGGCTTATATAAGGCATCTTGAAAAAGCCGGCCTGCCGAGTTCGGAAGCAAAGTCCGTATATTATAAGAAGTTTTCATTTCCTTTTGTTCTGGTTATTGTTGTCTTTCTTGCCGTAGGACTTAGCGGAAAGACGAGAAAAAATGTTCTTATAATAAGTTTGTTTCTAAGTATACTTTCAGTTGTTTTATTTTATGTAACTCAGATGATAACCATGCTTATGGCAAAGTTTGGAACTATCCCGCCTCTGTTCGGGGCCTGGTTCCCGGTATTTTTATTTATTGTCATAAGTATTGTTCTCTTAAAATA
- the galE gene encoding UDP-glucose 4-epimerase GalE: MKVLVIGGAGYIGSHVVKEMMKAGHKVTVFDNLSSGLRCNLFPENDFIHGDILIPSEIDAAFAQGFDGFVHLAAYKAAGESMVKPEKYSVNNITGTLNIMNAAVKYNCKYMVFSSSAATFGEPQYLPLDENHPQKPINYYGFTKLKIEEFMSWYDQLKGLKFAALRYFNAAGYDPEGVIRGLEQKPENLLPRVMEAALGQRELKIFGTDYDTRDGTCIRDYVHVTDLARAHVMALEYISKKNESLMLNLGTEKGTTVKEIIEAARKITGKEIKAEEVARRPGDPASLYTTSKKAKELLGWEPKYSDVETLVKTTWDVYTK; this comes from the coding sequence ATGAAGGTTTTAGTTATTGGTGGAGCCGGCTACATCGGCAGTCATGTCGTTAAAGAAATGATGAAGGCTGGACATAAAGTAACAGTATTTGACAACTTATCAAGCGGACTTCGCTGCAATCTCTTCCCTGAGAACGATTTCATTCACGGAGATATTCTCATTCCTTCAGAAATCGATGCAGCTTTTGCTCAGGGCTTTGACGGTTTCGTTCATCTTGCAGCATACAAGGCAGCAGGAGAATCTATGGTAAAACCGGAAAAGTATTCCGTAAACAATATCACAGGAACCCTTAACATCATGAATGCAGCCGTAAAATACAACTGCAAATACATGGTATTCTCTTCTTCCGCAGCAACTTTCGGAGAACCTCAGTATCTTCCTCTTGATGAAAATCATCCGCAGAAACCTATCAACTACTACGGATTTACAAAACTCAAGATTGAAGAATTCATGAGCTGGTACGATCAGCTTAAAGGACTTAAATTTGCAGCACTCCGCTACTTCAATGCAGCAGGTTATGATCCTGAAGGTGTAATCCGCGGACTTGAACAGAAACCGGAAAATCTTCTTCCAAGAGTTATGGAAGCAGCTCTTGGTCAGAGAGAACTTAAGATTTTCGGAACTGACTATGATACCCGTGACGGAACCTGTATCCGTGACTATGTACATGTAACAGACCTTGCAAGGGCACACGTTATGGCACTTGAATACATTTCAAAGAAAAACGAAAGCCTTATGCTTAACCTTGGAACTGAAAAAGGAACAACCGTTAAAGAAATCATTGAGGCTGCACGCAAGATTACCGGAAAAGAAATCAAGGCAGAAGAAGTTGCGCGCCGTCCGGGAGATCCGGCAAGCCTTTACACAACATCTAAAAAAGCAAAAGAGCTTCTTGGATGGGAACCAAAGTATTCAGATGTAGAAACACTTGTAAAGACAACATGGGATGTCTACACTAAATAA
- a CDS encoding M16 family metallopeptidase: MIKKEVLQNNVVLVSEEVGGANSAAVAFYFNIGSRFESESERGISHLTEHLLFKGTSSRTNADITRTFDRMGAVVNAFTERENVCLYALVPDIKDNIKRAVEILCDMSTESCFPEEEFIKEKRVVQSEIASLEDDSEECALDEAAGFVWKDKSLSSSIGGTIAQVESIKRSQIMDWYDRYFSHGELSVFITGKFCLDEVRKLLEKLPLHKKFLMYPQEKHFENPVEWNAGYDFKKSSFSQCQIYLMYPFVMPLTEKESFAMLVFNALTGDTMSSRLFESLREKNGLCYSVFSFFTYYENAAAWCASASTEEDNAVKTSVLLQEEIEKLLSEGITQDEVDAAIEHVCGEEILASNDMEYILKRNQKNFSLGFTLHDTARTVECIRAVTKNDIMELIRKLIVDSRKALIVYGPKLSKKNKKEISCSRK, translated from the coding sequence ATGATAAAAAAAGAAGTTTTGCAGAATAATGTCGTTCTTGTTTCCGAAGAGGTGGGGGGAGCAAATTCTGCAGCGGTTGCATTTTATTTTAATATCGGCAGCAGGTTTGAATCTGAATCTGAGCGGGGAATTTCTCATCTTACGGAACATCTTCTATTTAAAGGAACTTCTTCCCGTACCAACGCAGACATAACCAGAACTTTTGACAGAATGGGTGCCGTGGTAAATGCTTTTACAGAAAGAGAAAATGTCTGTCTTTACGCACTGGTTCCTGATATTAAGGACAATATAAAAAGAGCTGTTGAAATTTTATGTGACATGAGTACGGAGAGTTGTTTTCCGGAAGAAGAATTCATAAAAGAAAAAAGAGTTGTTCAAAGTGAAATTGCGTCTCTTGAAGATGATTCGGAAGAATGTGCCCTTGATGAAGCTGCCGGTTTTGTATGGAAAGATAAAAGTTTAAGCAGCTCCATAGGCGGTACTATTGCTCAGGTTGAATCAATAAAGCGTTCTCAGATTATGGACTGGTATGACCGGTATTTTTCTCACGGAGAACTTAGTGTTTTTATTACCGGTAAATTCTGCCTGGATGAAGTAAGAAAGCTTCTTGAGAAACTGCCTCTTCATAAAAAATTTCTGATGTATCCTCAGGAAAAGCATTTTGAGAATCCTGTTGAATGGAATGCAGGTTATGATTTTAAGAAATCTTCTTTCAGTCAGTGTCAGATTTATCTTATGTATCCTTTTGTCATGCCGCTAACGGAAAAAGAAAGTTTTGCCATGCTGGTATTCAATGCGCTTACCGGTGATACAATGAGCAGCCGCCTGTTTGAATCGCTCAGAGAAAAAAACGGTCTGTGCTATTCTGTTTTCAGTTTTTTTACCTATTACGAAAATGCCGCCGCATGGTGTGCCAGTGCTTCAACGGAAGAAGATAATGCTGTTAAAACCTCCGTTCTCCTGCAGGAAGAAATCGAAAAGCTTTTGTCAGAAGGAATAACTCAGGATGAAGTTGATGCTGCCATTGAGCATGTTTGCGGTGAAGAAATACTGGCTTCCAATGACATGGAGTACATCCTTAAACGCAATCAGAAAAATTTTTCACTGGGATTTACCCTGCATGATACGGCACGGACGGTTGAATGTATACGAGCCGTTACAAAAAATGATATAATGGAACTGATTCGCAAGCTTATTGTGGATTCAAGAAAGGCTTTGATTGTATACGGTCCTAAGCTTTCTAAAAAAAATAAAAAGGAAATATCATGCAGCAGAAAATAA
- a CDS encoding LptF/LptG family permease, with protein MFSFGLSAYIKRIFSSIKYLGFKGILDSRVSNFRLLKWIFVFGFIIARKRSDHKYMCYFADRIYRMQAVKRFVMVRYIAKELFVYFFVCFLFFFVVFFVNQLLLMAETVLKKRVPVKYVLQLIVYCMPGVVSQSAPFATLVGFLMCLGRMVTDNEVLILRATGHRYGILLVPVLIMGMLISLFSFVMNDYFLPLGTLKFNRLYKSIIVSNPAVELESNSIKRLNDSTLIIGEVDKQHVSDLVFFDVKEAKDQRFIVSKDAVVKKSTHDGVLMELDMTSPVVLMMNKNTKRDFDVIVSDELRLNVFEDSIIDTNQQIAPREMTSSDLKKKINRMKALTNVNSKQLNTYILEYNKKFSVPFGSIFFAILAFPLALVFGKKDGQTLGLIFGIIISVMYWAANILGQMFGLRSGYNGFWMMWGPNFFIGIVGFILYLRLRRK; from the coding sequence ATGTTTTCATTCGGACTTTCTGCATATATAAAACGAATATTCTCTTCTATTAAATATCTTGGATTTAAAGGAATTCTTGATTCCAGAGTTTCTAATTTCAGGCTGCTGAAGTGGATTTTCGTTTTTGGTTTTATTATTGCAAGAAAACGTTCGGATCATAAATACATGTGTTATTTTGCCGACCGCATATACAGGATGCAGGCTGTAAAAAGATTTGTAATGGTGCGGTATATTGCAAAAGAACTTTTTGTATATTTTTTTGTCTGCTTTCTTTTTTTCTTTGTAGTTTTTTTTGTCAATCAGCTGCTGCTGATGGCCGAAACGGTTTTAAAGAAAAGGGTTCCCGTAAAATATGTTCTGCAGCTTATAGTTTACTGCATGCCGGGAGTTGTTTCTCAAAGTGCTCCTTTTGCAACTCTTGTAGGATTCCTTATGTGTCTGGGACGCATGGTTACTGATAATGAAGTTCTTATTCTCAGGGCAACCGGTCATCGTTATGGGATTCTTCTTGTTCCTGTCCTTATAATGGGAATGCTTATTTCTCTTTTCAGTTTTGTAATGAATGATTATTTTCTTCCGCTGGGTACACTGAAATTCAACAGACTGTATAAATCCATAATCGTTTCAAATCCTGCCGTTGAGCTTGAATCAAATTCAATAAAGAGGCTTAATGATTCTACCCTTATAATCGGAGAAGTTGATAAGCAGCATGTAAGTGATCTTGTTTTCTTTGACGTAAAGGAAGCAAAGGATCAGCGTTTTATTGTTTCTAAAGATGCGGTTGTAAAAAAATCTACCCATGACGGAGTTCTCATGGAACTGGATATGACTTCTCCTGTGGTTCTCATGATGAATAAAAATACTAAGAGGGATTTTGATGTAATTGTTTCTGATGAACTGCGCCTCAATGTTTTTGAGGATTCAATCATAGATACAAATCAGCAGATTGCTCCCCGGGAAATGACCAGCAGTGACTTAAAAAAGAAAATAAACCGGATGAAGGCCCTTACTAATGTAAACAGCAAGCAGCTGAATACTTATATCCTTGAATATAATAAAAAGTTTTCCGTTCCTTTCGGTTCCATTTTTTTTGCTATACTTGCTTTTCCTCTTGCTCTTGTTTTTGGAAAAAAAGACGGTCAGACTTTAGGCCTTATTTTTGGAATAATAATTTCCGTCATGTACTGGGCGGCAAATATTTTAGGACAGATGTTCGGTTTGAGAAGCGGTTATAACGGTTTCTGGATGATGTGGGGACCTAACTTCTTTATAGGTATTGTTGGATTTATTCTTTATCTGAGGCTGAGAAGAAAATGA
- the dut gene encoding dUTP diphosphatase — translation MQQKIKINCKVSEGAVLPCYKTAGAAGADVCANSSLVIKKGCRALVGTGLFFEIPEGYEIQVRPRSGLAFKNGVTVLNTPGTIDSDYRGELKVLLANFGEEDFTVNPGDRIAQIVVAPVTLGDFIPAEDISETERGSGGFGSTGVASK, via the coding sequence ATGCAGCAGAAAATAAAGATTAACTGTAAGGTTTCAGAAGGAGCTGTGCTTCCGTGCTATAAAACTGCGGGAGCAGCGGGAGCTGATGTCTGTGCAAATTCATCACTCGTCATAAAAAAAGGCTGCAGGGCTCTTGTGGGAACAGGACTTTTTTTTGAGATTCCTGAAGGATATGAAATACAGGTAAGGCCTAGAAGCGGTCTTGCTTTTAAGAATGGTGTAACTGTTTTAAATACTCCTGGAACAATTGACAGTGATTACAGGGGAGAACTTAAGGTTCTTCTTGCAAATTTCGGAGAGGAAGATTTTACTGTAAATCCTGGAGACCGTATTGCTCAGATTGTAGTTGCACCTGTTACTCTTGGAGATTTTATTCCTGCAGAGGATATTTCTGAAACGGAACGTGGAAGCGGTGGTTTTGGAAGTACTGGAGTTGCATCAAAATAA